From the genome of Chloroflexota bacterium, one region includes:
- a CDS encoding sugar kinase, with amino-acid sequence MSTLTFQRLEEMLSALAGARVLLIGDLCLDAYWYADMTRSELSRETPRFPLPIVTETYSPGGAANVAANLAALGVGHVQAIGVLGNDWRGEILMRELADRGIDLSAVVRSLQRTTPTYIKPIRRGYGDVEQEDSRLDFQDFAPLPADLEDAVIEAVRGAIAAADAVILGDQLDPGVITPRVRAALIEMAAADPERPFVVDSRKHIGEFRAMILKPNELELAQAMAPDRKGVIDRSMVEEMGRALARRSGRPCFVTLGSDGALLCREDGTVHLPAAPVRPPLDIVGAGDAFLAALGAALAAGAALEEAGSLGNLAAAVVVEKLNQTGTASPDELRERLELAQRVEDAS; translated from the coding sequence ATGAGCACATTGACCTTCCAGCGCCTGGAGGAGATGCTGTCGGCGTTGGCTGGAGCTCGCGTTCTGCTCATCGGTGATCTGTGTCTGGACGCTTACTGGTACGCGGATATGACCCGCTCCGAGCTGTCCCGGGAGACGCCGCGGTTTCCGCTGCCCATCGTGACGGAGACCTACAGTCCCGGCGGCGCGGCCAACGTGGCGGCCAACCTGGCCGCGCTGGGGGTGGGGCACGTTCAGGCCATCGGCGTGCTGGGGAATGACTGGCGCGGGGAGATCCTGATGCGTGAGCTGGCGGATCGGGGCATCGACCTCTCCGCCGTGGTGCGCTCCCTCCAGCGCACCACGCCCACGTACATCAAGCCCATCCGGCGGGGCTACGGCGATGTGGAACAGGAAGACAGCCGCCTGGATTTCCAGGACTTCGCCCCCCTGCCGGCGGATCTGGAGGATGCGGTGATCGAGGCGGTGCGCGGCGCCATCGCGGCCGCTGATGCCGTCATTCTCGGCGATCAGTTGGACCCTGGCGTGATCACGCCGCGCGTGCGAGCGGCGCTCATCGAGATGGCCGCGGCCGATCCGGAACGTCCCTTTGTGGTGGACTCCCGCAAGCATATCGGCGAGTTCCGGGCGATGATCCTGAAGCCCAACGAGCTGGAGCTGGCTCAGGCCATGGCCCCCGACCGGAAGGGGGTCATCGATCGATCCATGGTGGAGGAGATGGGCCGGGCGTTGGCCCGTCGGTCGGGACGCCCTTGTTTCGTCACGCTGGGATCGGACGGCGCGCTGCTCTGTCGTGAGGATGGGACGGTGCATCTGCCCGCCGCTCCGGTGCGCCCGCCGCTGGACATCGTGGGCGCGGGGGATGCCTTCCTGGCGGCTCTGGGGGCCGCGCTGGCTGCCGGGGCCGCGTTGGAGGAGGCAGGGAGCCTGGGCAACCTGGCCGCGGCCGTGGTGGTGGAGAAGCTGAATCAGACCGGCACCGCCTCTCCTGACGAGTTGCGTGAGCGGCTGGAGCTGGCCCAACGAGTGGAGGACGCCTCATGA
- a CDS encoding HAD family hydrolase yields MTPFDWLEVLNPNVSLGHIRHALFDFDGTISTIRQGWEGIMRPLMVEMICDGADVPPERREAIEREVAEYVDRSTGILTIRQMEWLAEAVRRHGLAREPRSAREYKAIYNERLLRPVRERLGRLERGEVTVDDLMIAGARRFLELLVERDVILYLASGTDHEYVMEEAGALGIVHLFSGGIYGALDETEAHDKARIIQRILDDHDLHGAELVVVGDGPVEIREAKDRGALALGVASDEVRRRGWNERKRQRLINAGADLLIPDFTQAETLARILFGELALPS; encoded by the coding sequence ATGACGCCCTTCGACTGGCTGGAAGTACTGAATCCGAACGTATCCCTGGGACATATTCGACACGCCCTCTTCGACTTCGACGGCACCATCTCCACCATCCGACAGGGCTGGGAGGGGATCATGCGGCCGTTGATGGTGGAGATGATCTGCGATGGCGCCGATGTGCCGCCCGAGCGGCGGGAGGCCATCGAACGGGAGGTGGCGGAGTACGTGGATCGTTCCACCGGCATCCTGACCATCCGGCAGATGGAGTGGCTGGCGGAGGCCGTGCGGCGGCATGGCCTGGCGAGGGAGCCGCGCTCGGCTCGGGAGTATAAGGCCATCTACAACGAGCGGCTGCTGCGGCCAGTGCGAGAGCGCCTGGGCCGCCTGGAGCGCGGCGAGGTCACCGTCGATGACCTGATGATCGCCGGCGCCCGTCGTTTCCTGGAGCTGTTGGTCGAGCGGGATGTCATCCTCTATCTGGCGTCGGGGACGGATCACGAGTACGTGATGGAGGAGGCCGGCGCGTTGGGGATCGTCCACCTGTTCTCAGGCGGAATCTACGGCGCCCTGGACGAGACCGAGGCACATGACAAAGCTCGTATCATCCAGCGCATCCTGGATGATCACGACCTGCACGGGGCCGAGCTGGTGGTGGTGGGCGATGGCCCGGTGGAGATCCGAGAGGCGAAGGATCGGGGGGCGCTGGCGTTGGGCGTCGCCTCGGATGAGGTGCGCCGGCGCGGCTGGAACGAGCGAAAGCGACAGAGGCTGATCAACGCCGGCGCCGACCTGCTGATCCCGGACTTCACCCAGGCCGAGACGCTGGCCCGGATCCTCTTTGGGGAGCTGGCGTTGCCCTCTTGA
- a CDS encoding DUF4013 domain-containing protein — protein sequence MDIGKALTFVFEDPEWTSKVLIGGLMVLGGVLLSPILIGFFFFFVLQGYAVELFKNVRDGVEYPLPRWDNWGDKAVTGLKLFVIFLIWSLPIIVIAVISALFSALLGNTDLEGLAAILSICLSCISTIWSILLALAVPGILNLFAETEEISSGLRFGEIFAFTREHIGSIIVALIGSMVAGLVGAIVGTLLCGIGLLFAGFWAAMVEFHLFGQVARQAQAPAEIPSATV from the coding sequence ATGGACATCGGCAAGGCTCTCACCTTCGTCTTCGAGGATCCCGAGTGGACGTCGAAGGTCCTCATCGGCGGCCTCATGGTCCTGGGAGGGGTTCTGCTCTCCCCGATCCTCATCGGCTTTTTCTTCTTCTTCGTTCTTCAGGGCTACGCGGTCGAACTCTTCAAAAACGTACGAGACGGCGTGGAATATCCACTGCCACGATGGGACAACTGGGGAGACAAGGCGGTCACAGGTCTTAAACTCTTCGTCATCTTTCTGATCTGGAGCCTACCCATCATCGTGATAGCGGTTATCTCCGCCCTCTTCTCCGCGCTCCTGGGCAACACGGATCTGGAAGGACTGGCCGCCATCCTCTCCATCTGTCTCAGTTGCATCTCCACCATCTGGAGCATCCTGCTGGCGCTGGCCGTCCCGGGGATCCTCAACCTCTTCGCCGAGACGGAGGAGATCAGCTCCGGGCTCCGATTCGGGGAGATCTTCGCCTTCACCCGGGAACACATCGGCAGCATCATCGTCGCCCTGATCGGGAGCATGGTCGCCGGCCTCGTGGGCGCCATCGTCGGCACCCTCCTGTGCGGCATCGGCCTGCTCTTCGCGGGCTTCTGGGCGGCGATGGTGGAGTTCCACCTGTTCGGCCAGGTCGCACGGCAGGCACAGGCCCCGGCGGAAATCCCTTCCGCAACCGTGTGA
- a CDS encoding DUF2085 domain-containing protein, with product MTTETGKSSTGEAGRGGEAHSPTQRLLWGISLLIILGIIIVAPGGLLSKADRVGYAVCHQILDRTYVLGGRPLPLCARCSGQYLAALGGLLWLAATGRIRAGQLPRRSILAMLLAFLAIWGFDGLNSYLTFFPGLPHLYEPSNLLRLATGTLEGMALTALFLPFFNLTVWRRPLAQPTLRGWRDLLGWMLLSTLIVLAIRSEWASLLYPAALLSVLGVLALLTMVNTMIVALALRRDGVAETWGDAAMVLVPGLALALMEILALNLIRGALSRWLGLPF from the coding sequence ATGACCACAGAAACAGGAAAATCATCGACGGGGGAGGCGGGGAGAGGGGGCGAAGCTCACTCGCCGACCCAACGGTTGCTATGGGGCATCTCCCTCCTGATCATCCTCGGGATCATCATCGTCGCTCCCGGCGGCCTGCTGAGTAAGGCAGACCGCGTCGGGTACGCGGTTTGCCACCAGATCCTCGATCGCACCTACGTGCTCGGTGGGCGGCCGCTGCCGTTGTGCGCCCGATGCAGCGGACAGTACCTGGCCGCGCTGGGCGGGCTATTGTGGCTGGCGGCCACAGGCCGCATCCGCGCCGGGCAACTGCCGCGGCGCTCCATCCTCGCGATGCTTCTGGCCTTCCTCGCCATCTGGGGGTTCGACGGCCTCAACTCCTACCTGACCTTCTTCCCGGGCCTGCCGCACCTATACGAGCCGAGCAACCTTCTGCGCCTGGCCACAGGAACTCTGGAGGGCATGGCGCTGACGGCCCTGTTCCTCCCCTTCTTCAACCTCACCGTATGGCGTCGCCCTCTGGCTCAACCTACGCTGCGAGGCTGGCGGGACTTGCTGGGATGGATGCTCCTGTCGACGCTGATCGTCCTGGCGATACGGAGCGAATGGGCATCGCTGCTATACCCGGCCGCCCTCCTCAGCGTCCTGGGCGTCCTGGCCTTGCTGACCATGGTGAACACCATGATCGTGGCGCTGGCGCTGCGCAGGGACGGCGTGGCCGAGACCTGGGGGGACGCGGCGATGGTGCTCGTGCCCGGGCTGGCGCTGGCCCTGATGGAGATCCTGGCTCTGAACCTGATACGGGGCGCCCTATCTCGCTGGCTGGGCCTTCCCTTCTAG
- the def gene encoding peptide deformylase: MAVRQIITIEDPILRQRSRKVREFGPELGQLIDDMIETMREAPGVGLAAPQVGVLQRVIVVEVPKDEEDPEAGTLLYEMVNPEIVKAAREIVEGEEGCLSIPGYVGDVPRHTMVVVRGQDRFGRPVRVRAHGFLARVFQHEIDHLDGVLFIDRVTSPEKIRKIEPEEELEGEAAEAAAAMELADSGS, translated from the coding sequence ATGGCGGTGCGCCAGATTATCACGATTGAGGACCCGATCTTGCGCCAGCGATCGCGCAAGGTGCGGGAGTTTGGTCCGGAGCTAGGGCAGCTCATCGACGATATGATTGAGACGATGCGGGAGGCCCCTGGGGTGGGATTGGCGGCGCCGCAGGTGGGTGTGTTGCAGCGCGTGATCGTGGTAGAGGTGCCCAAGGACGAGGAGGATCCCGAGGCGGGCACCCTCTTGTATGAGATGGTCAACCCGGAGATCGTGAAGGCCGCCCGGGAGATCGTCGAGGGGGAGGAAGGCTGCCTTTCCATTCCGGGCTACGTGGGCGACGTGCCGCGTCATACCATGGTGGTCGTGCGTGGGCAGGATCGGTTTGGCCGCCCGGTGCGCGTGCGAGCGCATGGGTTCCTGGCCCGCGTCTTCCAGCATGAGATCGATCACCTGGACGGGGTGCTATTCATCGATCGTGTGACGAGCCCGGAGAAGATCCGCAAGATCGAGCCGGAGGAGGAGTTGGAGGGAGAGGCCGCCGAGGCCGCGGCCGCCATGGAGCTGGCCGATTCGGGCTCTTGA
- the trpE gene encoding anthranilate synthase component I, with protein MYHPSLDEFKRLAGRGNLVPVYRELPADLETPVSVYIKLRNGGPSFLLESVEKGEQLGRYSFIGVQPPMTLLCKRDRVRLTSGGGAVLEERSGTDPFTELQKVLERRRPVQLPGLPRFTGGAVGYWGYDTVRFIERLPETAIDDRPDLPDAAFLLADNLVVFDHVRHRLLVLANARLEGDLTSAYVEAVARIEGVVDRLRQPLHVPRLENVATDDPWESNFTQDQYEEMVRVAKEYIVAGDIFQVVLSQRLRRRTRADALTIYRALRMLNPSPYMFLLEMPGDVRLIGSSPEMHVRLEGRMAYLHPIAGTRWRGETPEEDARLAEELLADPKERAEHVMLVDLGRNDLGRVCEYGTVQVPVMMTVERYSHVMHIVSDVQGVVRPDMNAFDLLKATFPAGTVSGAPKVRAMEIIEELEGIRRGPYAGAVGYVDYDGTMDTCIAIRTIVMQGDVCYIQAGGGIVADSEPTYEYNETMNKARALALAVEQAERGLV; from the coding sequence ATGTATCATCCGAGTTTGGACGAGTTCAAGCGATTGGCCGGGCGTGGGAACCTGGTGCCGGTGTATCGAGAGCTGCCGGCCGACCTGGAGACGCCGGTCTCGGTCTATATCAAGCTGCGGAACGGTGGGCCGTCGTTCCTGCTGGAGTCGGTGGAGAAGGGCGAGCAGTTGGGGCGATACTCGTTCATCGGCGTGCAGCCGCCGATGACGCTGTTGTGCAAGCGCGATCGGGTGCGCCTGACGTCCGGCGGGGGCGCCGTGCTGGAGGAGAGATCCGGCACGGACCCGTTCACTGAGCTGCAGAAGGTGTTGGAACGGCGTCGTCCTGTCCAGTTGCCGGGGCTGCCTCGCTTCACCGGTGGCGCGGTGGGATACTGGGGGTACGATACCGTGCGTTTCATCGAGCGGCTTCCGGAGACGGCGATTGACGATCGTCCCGACCTGCCCGATGCCGCCTTCCTTCTAGCCGATAATCTGGTCGTGTTCGATCATGTGCGCCATCGGTTGCTGGTGCTGGCCAACGCTCGTCTGGAGGGGGACCTGACGTCCGCGTATGTGGAGGCGGTCGCCCGGATCGAGGGCGTGGTGGATCGGCTGCGCCAGCCGTTGCATGTGCCGAGGCTGGAGAATGTGGCCACCGACGATCCGTGGGAGTCGAACTTCACCCAGGATCAGTATGAGGAGATGGTGCGCGTGGCCAAGGAGTACATCGTGGCCGGCGACATCTTCCAGGTGGTGCTCAGCCAGCGATTGCGCCGTCGCACTCGGGCGGATGCGCTCACCATCTACCGGGCACTGCGCATGTTGAACCCGTCTCCCTACATGTTCCTGCTGGAGATGCCCGGCGATGTTCGGCTGATCGGCTCCTCGCCGGAGATGCACGTGCGGCTGGAGGGGCGCATGGCCTATCTGCATCCGATCGCGGGGACGCGCTGGCGCGGCGAAACGCCCGAGGAGGACGCCCGGCTGGCGGAGGAGCTCCTGGCGGACCCCAAGGAGCGCGCCGAGCATGTGATGTTGGTGGATCTGGGGCGTAACGATCTGGGCCGGGTGTGCGAATATGGCACGGTTCAGGTCCCGGTCATGATGACGGTGGAGCGCTATTCGCATGTCATGCACATCGTATCGGACGTGCAGGGCGTGGTGCGGCCGGATATGAACGCCTTTGATCTGCTGAAGGCGACCTTCCCCGCCGGGACCGTGTCGGGCGCCCCCAAGGTGCGGGCTATGGAGATCATCGAGGAGCTGGAGGGGATACGCCGGGGGCCATACGCGGGCGCGGTGGGGTATGTGGACTACGATGGCACCATGGACACCTGCATCGCCATTCGCACCATCGTGATGCAGGGGGACGTCTGCTACATCCAGGCGGGGGGCGGCATCGTAGCCGACAGCGAGCCGACTTATGAGTATAATGAGACGATGAACAAAGCTCGCGCCCTGGCCCTCGCCGTTGAACAGGCGGAGCGGGGGTTGGTGTAG